In the Hermetia illucens chromosome 1, iHerIll2.2.curated.20191125, whole genome shotgun sequence genome, GCTTGACCAAATTTCTTGCGGTCGATCCTCCAGGGGTCTCTggagggtttggagacctctgtggCGATATCTAGAGTGAAAATTAAACAACTATAATCTGAGAAGCATCAggcagttctccaccctaaggatCACATCGTTGGTTAGTAGGGCgacatcaaggacctcctcacaaccgtcacagttcttcgagctggggAAATAGAAGATAGATACAGAGATAGATTTGCgttttcgttgatttctgagCTGCCTCAAAGCGTGTGCCATGTATTGGCGTCCCAGCCTAACAACAGTTTGGATTTTTGGTTGCTATGTTGATCGTCAAATGTTTTAGCTCTCCTGGCGAAGCTGATCACATCACATGCTCTAGGTCCATCTTGATCAGCCTCTCCtgctaggaggaagacaagcggATTAGTCGAGTGCTTCAGacttatctgcgttaccctcagcatgatctacttGCGTGGGGGTTCGTCAGCACCGTCGGACTGGCGGTGTCAATCAAATTCAAGTCATCGTCCGGTTTTACAGAACAGAACACTTTCACTTTTGTGTTCCTGACTCCGACCCGTACTTATAGTTTACTTTCTGCAGTGTCTCTAGACACTCTCAGAAAAGTTTGGTTGTTTGTCTGGAATTCCATCTTCTTGTTCattacccagtcgtccatgggaatcctgggatttataaggcgcagggattggacaaCTTTGGTTGGGTCCAAGGGGTAAGTTAGACCAACGACCGCTTCTAGAGTAATTGCTCTAGGGAGTTCCGTCATTTCATGGACCAACAAAGTCCCAATTTCTACCTTTTCGACCGGCCTTCCCACTTTGGGTTGATTCGGGGCCTGATGAAGGAATTCGCTTTTGGAAATGTTTCTTGTGTTCAACCAAACATGACGGGTGCAGCGCTGAGATTACCTCTTATATAAATACTGCTTTCATTGGTACTGGGaccatttttggaaatttgcagtcattacagttttcaaaaatttagtttttgcaACCACCGACTATCGCATAGATTCCATTACGAGGGAAGATCCTTGCAGAAGGACGAAAAGGGTTTAAGATAGCATCGAACTCAGGGAAAGGGGGGGGAGTTGATACACAGCTTTTCTTGTCACAAAGAAAATTATATTCATTCACATAAATGCGAACAAAGGTACCAAAAGTATTTCCTTAAGATGAGCTCACCGTCTTCACCGGCATTCCTACTCAGATGACAAATATGAATTTCCGAAATGAAGGAAGCAGTCCTTGATATTCTGCTGACACTGGCTGTAATCTGTGAACGGTGGGGCCACCACCTCGTGCATAATTTTCAGCTTATCAATATACTTTTCCAGAGCCTTTTGGACCTCTCCTGCATCGTATAGTCTTTTAGCTGTTTTGTCAATCGTAACCGAGTCCTGAAGGAAGGAGTCAGCTGTCAGCTACTTCACTCTGATAGATAGAAATAAATGGCTTACCTGCATAGCTTTCAAGGCCTTCAAGATATTCGTAAATTGACCGCACCTGGCGCATCTCACCATGAAATCGTTACAATCCAATGGTATTTCGATCACATTTGGACACTTCGTATCTGCATCGCATCGTATCCTTACCACGTCATTCCGCATCTCATCGAATTTCGGCCAATTTTCCGAGCACGCGGTGCAGTTACATTCGAATTGGTATAAATCCTCCATTTTCTCGCGTCTTTCTCTTAGCGTTTCTTGTGTGTACAAAGGACCATAATTTTCAGCAATAATCTCACCAGCTTGGATAGGTTTCACCGCATGAACAAAGACTGTTGTTCCATTGTAGTATCTGTAAAGAGATTTCATCAGGACTTTCATGACTAAGCCGGTTTGAGTAGTGCATTGCATACTTCACAATTCCAGGATCACATGAATGGTTGAACAATGCCAGGGTCGGGTAGATTCCAGCTCCAACGAACACAGTTTTCTTGGCTTCACCAGTTTCCTGAGATCTGTGCAGTTCGAATATTTCGTGAGTGTTGTACTGGAGGATCTGTAGATTGCTCATGATCAAGCTGGCAATAATTTGGTTCTGTTCATTTGTTGAATCCTCCTTGAAATATCCTCCTTCTTTTAAGCAATCGTTTAGGAACAGTGCCATGAGGGAGTACTGGAAGAAGCTGGATTCCGAACGCTTGTCACTATGTTTCACTAAACTGTAAACTCGTCGGTAATCGCTAGATGATAATCTGGAACAACAAAATTGACAGCTCAAATCATACAACTGATACTTAGTTCCAAATTTCAATACTTTTTTATCTCCTCTATTGGGAGGGTCTCTGAAAATTGTCCGAAATTATCTCTGAAGTACTCAAAGTTCTTGACGGCTATCATTCGAAGGGCCATGTGACAGTTGATAGAGACTCCTGAACGCCATATCGATGGAAGGATCCCACATTCAAATTTGTGAAAAGTTGTAGTCGCTTCCTTGAAACAAGAATCCGAACAGAATATAACGTCTGCACAGTTGGGGCATGCAACTGGTATGACTGTCCTAgaataaaaaccaaaaagatCAGAGGAAGAGATGGAGGTTATTGACATTGGCTTCTCCTCTGTTCGTGTAAGGAACACTGCTTCTGCCATTAGTTTTGCCGTAACAAAGCCTTGGAGCCAAATGAGtgcattcaaaatatttttctggcCTGCTTTATCCTTAAAAGCACCTTGTCCTTCTTACCTTCTTAAACAATTTTGACAATGAGTTTTGCTATATTTCTCAAGCAGGGCAAAGGCGTAAGGCTTTTCAATAAGAACCTTCTCCCCAACTTGTATGTTCCGACTCGCTTTGGCAAACCGACCCTCATCTGGGTTCTGGTCTATTCCCAAGGCATCACTTACAAATTCCTTGGGTTTGTGGTTGACATGTGGGGTGGACTTAGCCTTTTGTGCTTTAGGAACTTGGTCCCTTTCGAGGGTTTTGATCATTATTATGGCGTTCCTTTCGATTTGGCTGCGTTTCTCCAGAGGTAGCTTGCAGTCATCCAGGGCGGTGATGGTGTTCCTGGAATTTATAGCATTTTATATATGAAGGGGATGAGTTCAGTAGTAAAATTAGAAGAATAATTACTTAAATGACTCCATGGCTTCGATAAAATTTTTATTGGCGAGATGGCATTGTGCACGTCTCTCGTGGAGTTTGTACATCATGTCCTTTGGGTATCCTTTGTCGATCGCTCTTTTAATATCAGCCAGGCATTCTGTGAACTTGTTCATATGGAATAGAGCTGCCGATCTATTGGCAAGCAATATAGAGACATCCGCTTCTGAAAATATCGTTATGAATAGATACGTTAAAAAAAGGATTAACTGATCAGTCTATGCAAAATTTGCTTAGGTCCTCGGAGGGGTCAAGTGAGGCTGACATTTGGATAGGCCGTTTGGACCCTGTGTTTAGTTAGAGCGTTGTCGAGATCCTAACGAGAACAAGGGTAGTAGATTTGCTAGCTTAGGTTTGGGGGTTTAAAAGTGTGAGAGGGAACCAtctggaagtttatggtgatttAAATAAACCAATCGATATGGAAGGAGATGGTAATATTTAAAGAGGTTGCTGCCCCAGGTTGTAGCAGTGTCTTGGTTTGTCTCTCACTCAAAtcacccctccccccccccccccaatgtTCCGCGAGACTACCATGATGTATTACTTCTTGGCAGAGGGGTTGGTTTACACCACCATGATTAAGCTACGCGTCCGTTGTGCTTTATTGCTGCGTTCACCGCGCTCAACGAGATTCACGGGGCCGATAACTACTTTGAGGGCGTAGTTTAACCTACCTCTTTCATTGGCGAATCACAGATGTTTCGGGTGCTCGGGAGTAGTGacacattcgggacagtctaAGGACtagtccaatccgaagcgatgcaagtacttcttgTATCCACTGTGTCCTGTAAGGAACTCTGTTAGATGGTAAGTCAATTCTCCATAATTTCGCTCGATGCAACTCTCAATACGTGCAATCAGTGTATGAATCCAGCGGCCATTTCCGGAATTAACATATCTCACCGTTGTTGTCctctcctgtacagctcttatggtggcttttcggaagtccGCAGTCACCTTGGATAGATTTAACCTCCTCCTCTGGTAGAGACTGTGTGTCTCATTCACAAGAAGATCCGAACGAATCATTCCCgcatgacacacactgcctcaccagatacACCCCCAGCATAATTAGTCTTTATGCTGAACTCTCTCTTCTCGGTTCACCATGTGGTCCAGTGCACCTGCCGCGGCAGGAGTCGCTTATATCAGTATGAATCTTACCACCCCTGAGATATGTAGCTGGCAACTAacgtggaagtaagttgcttcccggttggtccggtccgccatcaagtgggtgGTAGACTAACAAAATTTAGTCTAACTTCAGTCGGCTTTAGATCTGAATTTTTATTCCGCGGCTTTGTTTTGGAATTTATATAAAAGAGCAGTACCACCTTGCAGCCACTTCGATTACGCTGCTGCCAGGGAAGAGGTGAGgctgcgtctgatgaattgcttcGACTAAGCGATCCAAGGACCACAACCATGGAAGAGCTGCTTCTTAACTGGCCCGGTCTGTCATCAACTTAGGACTctctcaattcctaaacaaaatttagctATATTTTGGCCATCCAATATTAGTCagcatccttgctagagacGAACTAGTTTTTGGGCCTTCTCTCGAATGTAATTCAGGTGCCCCTTCAAGTTCATCGATAATTACTCCCAGGATCTTGACAGTATTGcgtttcctgcgattggtaatattGGACGCCTCCGTTTTTTCGTCGCCCACATGTGGTtttaccattcgtaaccatgcgATCATGTCATGAATGGTTTTACCTCCATAAAGTTCCATGTCCCTGGGGTGTTTTGCAACTACTACCACCACcgggtcgtctgcaaaaccaatgaaAGTTGCCTCCTTTGGAACGCAAAAGTAGAACACTCCGTCAAATATTaagttccacagcaggggcttTCGGGAGCACCTGTTGTCACAACCTCCCATCTTGTACCatagaagtctctccgaaaggtaactcttgaTTATTTGAGCTAAGTAACCACAGCAACCTGGCTTTTAATCCCACCCCAGTTGGCCGAGCGAAAGGTGTTCCTGATATCCAACATCAGGATCGCCAACaacttccccatagtgtctaacacAAAGATAGCGTGAAGTGAAGAGGATGCTGCAGATGATTTTTGGGCTTCTGTAGCAGAACCGACCTCTACCTTTTCCACCAGTCGGAAAAGACTCCTTCCAGCATGCACttttcaaatatgcttatgaaccatgtgtgcctgattttagcagtcaacttcaaggctttgttcggaatcccatctGCCTAAGATTCTTGTTCATTACAGCCTTCTAAGCAATGCCCCACGGGTtcatatttgcctcaaggcataTATGCCAGTAACAATTCCGCTCATTTCTCcgtacggtcttcttaaggctactcCGAAGATTGCGGTATTCTTTTGTCATCTACCAACGTTCTGGCCTCCCTCTTGTCTTTTAGCAAACCCTCCTAGCTCGTAGATACGGTGATTTCAACAGCGAGATTTCCTATGTTTTGGTTACCTACTGTGGTAGAAAGGCCGTctcggcattgtagagtcgcgtACGTCAGGTACCCGTCGACATAGCTAACTCACCTTTTCCAGCATCGTTTCCTTCGATTCACGACAACCTGCTCAAGCCATCAGAAATGAATGCCcttcgaaagctccagtggaccagcTACTTATCCATGTTTCTCCACTTCTGTTGGGCATCCGACTGCCATCTTCTCCATTTCTAATGTCTCGGCAGATTATTCTTCTCGCCAAAGTggtactgaggtaagtcaaGTCGACGATCGGAAGGTGGACGCATCTAACATTGACTGGTACAATATTCTGCTCCGTGGATGGTTGAAGCATGATTTGAACCCTGGTCTTCGTCACTCAGTCTTTCCAGCCCAAGTTGCATGCGTTGAAATTcccagcaataattttggggctgtggtctctagcatccaacactaagctgtctagtatctcctCGTATTACGCTACTGGTACTGGTAGGGGCGAAACCGCTTTAGACACGTGCGCCGTTGTGTCCTTACAAAGCCGGCTTCCGGGAATGTCACTGTTTCTATCTTTTCCAGATGAACCTTTAACCTACGTAGAACTACCGTGAACTCCGTAAGGTTCGCAAACAAACGTCACGCCCACATCGAATAATTTGCCAGAGTAAGGTAATCTTCTTTTCCTGCTAAGGTAGACATTTTCAGAACCCAACGAGTATGTAGGGTTTCTACCCACTAAATCATTGCTTAATTCACTCTAAAAAAACCTCCCCCTCTCTATCATTATAAAATCATTTGTAACAACGCCGTCCTCGTTTCATAGCTTCTCTGAGCTTATGTTGGATGGATCTAAATAACAAGTTGGTCGTATCCTCTTCTTATTGGTGTCATCGTCTACTGTCTCCTACCAAAGaaatgaacgtcgcctcgcggtAATTAAGACGAGGATCTTGCATTGGATTGGTGGAATAGCACATAATGATCATGTGCGAAAAAAGAATATTAGCGTTCATTGTGTAGGAATTGCTAGAccggcgtcttcaatggtaccGTCATGCTATCTGCATGGTAAAAATAACCAAAGCTAAGGTAGATCTAAATGTTTGCGTTGATAGGAAATGACTCAATCCAATCTGGGTTTACATGTTAGATATTAATTTGAAGACCTCTTGAATCCAATCAGGCAAAGTGTCAAAACCAATCTGGAAGAACCTATCTCGCCACCGAAAGACAAACGCATATAGCAGCTGTCATTGAATCACTGAATTTTCCGACCTaaaggctcccaaagctgggAAAGCGGAAGTGCTAgtaagtaatgtgtcaaacgtttccaggctagttctcttatGGCTGGCAGatttttagttggtagtccgacggtgtACTGTTGCGCGAGTCCAATACGCTGTGCTTAAACGCAGtcgcctaccctaccccaaaaaaaatttgGTCGTATCAGTTAGTTTGAGGTTTTTTTCACCTGCAATTCAGGCACCGCTCAAATAAACTCGCTAAGGTCTACCAACATCTTCGGTATCTCTGAGGCTCTGGAACAAATCGTACTGACCCAGGCAGGCATTACAactgcatcctaggtagtagccttaaaAAAGTCTCCCGGTAAAGATCGAACCGGTATTCACCGGTGCACACTGAAAGTTCTCGTCAGCTCTGTGCTGACGTCCTGCAAATCACaaaccgaaacaaggacctaaTTTGATACGTTTCAATTTCCATTTGACATAGAAGGCAGGAGGACCCAGGCTCGATGTCCTGGGGACGCTGTTTTGGGCACGGAAGGATTGATCCTGGTTTAGGAAGACTTCAGTGCTAGTACTTGAACAGCACACGCCTCAGCTAGGCTACAGAGAGAAGCGGATTTTTGAAAACGAGATAAGAACAAGGCGCGTAGTAtgaaacaccgaatccacgTCAACGTTCCGGAGGCATTCCTTCGCTAAGCACcctagaaaattcatttcaagTGCCGAGTTATTTTACGGATAATTAAGGATCTTCTGATAGACCGCATTCTGTTCTACGAGACGCTAGACGGCCAGAAGAGGATGAAGATCACATAGGGGGTAGCATAGAGATGTATCCCAAGCCCGGACCTTTGCAATGCTTCTTGCGATAGTCTGCCAAGGTTCGACATGTCTGAAGAATGAGGGGAATGAGTTGAGTGGAATGAAGGCAAACATGAGTGGTCCTTTTTTATAAGTGAAACGTAGTCTGTTCAGCTCTACGGCGCGGAGGCATGGACTGATGTTCTTTACATGGAGGTCGAGGAGGACCTTGCACAAGTCCAAAGGCGGGGAGAATTTTAAGTCACAGAACTGGCTATGAAGATGCGGGAGTGTCTCCCACTGTCCTTATTACTAAGGAACGCAACTCTCTTGCAAAACAAATCAAAAGCCGGATGGACTACACAGCTCATGGTCAACTAAGTCTCGCGACGAAACCATAGTGGGGTtgactatttctttacccagcttataagtgggcatggaggttttccgtCCTACCTGCCATTGGGATGGTGGATGACGCCGATCAGagcttttttttcttatgggtgggatgggattcgtaaGTCACTTTATGGGGAGAGAACGTGCTGCGCATTCCAGTCCAGTTCTTCTTGGTAGAGGGATCGGCACTGTGCGCGTCTCTCCTGGAGTTTGTACATCATGTCCTTTGGGTATCCTTTGTCGATTGCTCTTTTAATGTCGGCTAGGCATTCTGTGAACTTCATGTTCATATGGAATAGAGCTGCTGATCTATTGGCAAGCAATATAGAGACATCCGCTTCTGTAAAGATTGTAATGAATAGATACGTTGAAAAAAGGATGAACTGATCAgtttatgcagcattcttctctgTGCTTGGTACTTAGGGGGGACAAGTGAGGCTGATATTTGGATAGGCCGTTGGGATCTTGTGTTTAGCGTTGTCGAGATCCTAACGAGAACAAGGGTAATAGATTTGTTGTCTTAGGTTTGGGGGTTTAAAAGTGTGAGAGGGGTCCGCATGGTTGAAAATGGGCCGAAAACGATTTGTGGTCTGAAGAGTTTCCTTCAAGGAACCATCTGCAAGTTTATGGTGATTTAAATACACCAATTGATATGGAAGGAGATGGTAATATTTGAAGACGTTGCTGCCCCAGGCTGCAGCATTGTCTCTCACTCAAATCACAcctctctccccccccccctcccccagtATTCCGCGAGACCGCCATGATGTATTAATTCTTGGCAGGGGGTTGGTTTACACCACCATGATGCATCTCTCAATACATGGAATCAGTGCATGAATCGAGCGGCCACTTCCGGAATTAACATATCTCACCGTTGCTGCATCCCTTGTATAGCTCTTTTGATGGCTTCCCGGAAGTCTGCAGTCACGTTTAATGGTTTCGCCCTCCTCCTCTGGTAGAGATTGTGTGCTTCTTTCACTAGGAGATCCtagggaatcattcccgcatGACACACACTGCATCACCAGATACTATCCTATATGGACTGCCCACCCTCAGCGTAAATAACCTTTATGCCGAACTCGCCCTTCTTCAGTTCACCATGTAGTCCAATGCACCCGCCCAGGCTGGAGCCGCTTATAACAGGATCTCACCACCCCTAAGATGTGCAGCTGGTAACTAATgtgaaagtaagttgcttcccaacggGTCCGGTCTGCCATCAGATAGGTGGTggacttatcatcatcatcatcaacggcgcaacaaccggtatccggtctaggactgctttaataaggaactgcagacatcccggttttgcaccgaggtacaccaattcgatatcccgaaaagctgtctggcgtcctgatctacgccatcgccccatcttaggtaggatctgcctcgtcttctttttcttggacttggacttaggactccttcaATTCCAAGACAAAATTTAACTACATTTTGGTACTCCAATATTAGCCATCACGCTTGCTAGAGACGAAATAGTTTTTGGGCCTTTTCTACTCCTTAAAATTTAACTTGGTATCGATAACAACCCCCAGGtttctaatgatcgattttgatacAACTTCTTGATTACCGACCCGGATTTTGAGGAACGCCTC is a window encoding:
- the LOC119646276 gene encoding SET and MYND domain-containing protein 4 produces the protein MTATSENPEFFPDYYEKVKKLINPNDINALGNFKTDLERIQHVSKISVVSENKVKINREFPGKSEENALKLKQIGNEAFRNKKWTEALMLYSKSYVSMPGEKEADVSILLANRSAALFHMNKFTECLADIKRAIDKGYPKDMMYKLHERRAQCHLANKNFIEAMESFKNTITALDDCKLPLEKRSQIERNAIIMIKTLERDQVPKAQKAKSTPHVNHKPKEFVSDALGIDQNPDEGRFAKASRNIQVGEKVLIEKPYAFALLEKYSKTHCQNCLRRTVIPVACPNCADVIFCSDSCFKEATTTFHKFECGILPSIWRSGVSINCHMALRMIAVKNFEYFRDNFGQFSETLPIEEIKKLSSSDYRRVYSLVKHSDKRSESSFFQYSLMALFLNDCLKEGGYFKEDSTNEQNQIIASLIMSNLQILQYNTHEIFELHRSQETGEAKKTVFVGAGIYPTLALFNHSCDPGIVKYYNGTTVFVHAVKPIQAGEIIAENYGPLYTQETLRERREKMEDLYQFECNCTACSENWPKFDEMRNDVVRIRCDADTKCPNVIEIPLDCNDFMVRCARCGQFTNILKALKAMQDSVTIDKTAKRLYDAGEVQKALEKYIDKLKIMHEVVAPPFTDYSQCQQNIKDCFLHFGNSYLSSE